From one Paenibacillus terrae HPL-003 genomic stretch:
- a CDS encoding GTP pyrophosphokinase — translation MDGRDWGTFLLPYDQAVEELKVKFKTMRAELKKREEYAPIEFVTGRVKKISSILDKAKRLQVPSDQLETGIEDIAGIRIMCQFVEDIRRVAEYIRRRKDLTVLYEKDYITNYKDSGYRSFHMIVEYPVQTALGLKIVLAEIQIRTLAMNFWATIEHSLSYKYRESLPDNMRTRLKKAAEAAFVLDNEMSSMRLEILEAQKKFEDEANIVSKVLTGMHRLYFYHKISETIDAQRRFNELWERHDMEGIKLLHDEVKELLAASTKEDDGDEH, via the coding sequence GAACATTTTTGCTGCCATATGATCAGGCGGTGGAGGAGCTTAAGGTCAAGTTCAAAACAATGCGTGCGGAGCTGAAAAAGCGCGAGGAATACGCTCCTATCGAATTCGTAACCGGACGGGTGAAAAAAATATCAAGCATCCTCGATAAAGCGAAGAGATTACAGGTTCCTTCTGATCAGCTGGAGACGGGAATCGAGGATATTGCAGGAATCCGCATCATGTGCCAATTTGTTGAGGATATCCGGCGGGTAGCCGAATACATTCGAAGACGCAAGGATTTGACCGTACTGTATGAAAAAGACTATATCACCAATTATAAAGATAGCGGATATCGCAGCTTTCATATGATTGTGGAATATCCAGTGCAGACAGCGCTTGGATTAAAAATTGTGCTGGCAGAAATTCAGATCCGTACCTTGGCTATGAATTTTTGGGCAACCATCGAACATTCCCTTAGTTATAAGTATCGTGAAAGCTTACCGGATAATATGCGGACACGGTTGAAAAAGGCAGCTGAGGCGGCTTTTGTACTGGATAATGAGATGTCTTCGATGCGTCTTGAAATATTGGAAGCGCAGAAGAAGTTCGAGGATGAAGCGAATATCGTATCCAAGGTGCTGACGGGTATGCACCGTCTGTATTTCTACCATAAGATCAGTGAAACGATTGATGCGCAGCGCAGGTTTAATGAGCTGTGGGAACGGCACGACATGGAAGGGATCAAGCTGCTCCATGATGAAGTCAAGGAATTGCTGGCAGCTTCTACCAAGGAAGACGACGGGGATGAGCATTAA
- a CDS encoding DUF309 domain-containing protein: protein MVNVSYEPLYVAYLVYFNRDRDYFECHEVLEELWLKLDRAPVYKGLLQIAVGLYHFRNGNFRGGHMMLDSAVHKLEHASPQALGINLAKLVDEARACARQLAAAVVGGSAGLQRQPPVYRDLTIEIVDPGLRQAVEDASPSIPANIPQQRGPRRGEKHEQRQQALEASVRRRQAARSSCSAPPGTKGTT, encoded by the coding sequence ATGGTGAACGTTTCCTATGAACCGTTGTACGTGGCTTATTTGGTATACTTCAATCGGGATCGGGATTATTTTGAATGTCACGAGGTACTGGAAGAGCTGTGGCTAAAGCTGGACCGTGCCCCTGTATATAAAGGTTTGCTGCAAATTGCTGTAGGGCTGTATCATTTTCGCAACGGAAATTTCCGCGGCGGACATATGATGCTGGACAGCGCGGTACACAAGCTGGAGCATGCGTCTCCGCAGGCGCTGGGTATTAACTTGGCGAAGCTGGTGGACGAGGCGCGCGCTTGCGCTCGCCAGCTTGCCGCGGCTGTTGTAGGTGGCTCAGCAGGTCTCCAGCGCCAGCCGCCGGTTTATCGGGATTTGACGATTGAAATCGTCGATCCCGGTCTGCGTCAGGCTGTAGAGGACGCATCGCCGTCCATACCAGCCAATATCCCACAGCAGAGAGGACCGCGGCGTGGGGAAAAGCATGAGCAGCGTCAGCAGGCGCTTGAGGCTTCTGTGAGGCGCAGACAGGCGGCCCGGAGCTCCTGCTCTGCCCCGCCTGGTACGAAGGGCACGACGTAA
- a CDS encoding thioredoxin family protein, producing MNTQKSNKKKLIPVIGFFVVLVILLGVLLALNSGTKNKLYGVSTASLKPATQELLNDPNYQQIIKPEDLQSKIDKKENFFVYHFASDCVHCRATTPKLMPLSKQENITMHEFNLREYEDGWDKYKIEYTPTLIYYEKGVEKERMVGGLKESPSDNGYTLDDFKAFFEKYKKDVTS from the coding sequence TTGAACACCCAAAAATCCAACAAAAAAAAGCTTATACCTGTCATTGGCTTTTTTGTTGTGCTCGTCATTTTGCTTGGGGTGCTGCTCGCTTTAAATTCAGGCACTAAAAACAAGCTGTATGGCGTTTCCACAGCCTCGTTAAAGCCTGCCACCCAAGAGCTGCTGAATGATCCAAACTATCAGCAGATTATTAAACCGGAGGATCTGCAAAGCAAAATTGACAAAAAGGAAAACTTTTTCGTCTATCATTTTGCCTCCGACTGTGTACATTGCCGCGCCACCACTCCCAAGCTAATGCCTTTGAGCAAGCAGGAGAACATCACCATGCACGAGTTTAACCTGCGTGAGTATGAGGATGGCTGGGACAAGTACAAAATTGAGTACACCCCTACGCTCATTTATTATGAAAAAGGCGTGGAAAAAGAGCGTATGGTAGGTGGTTTGAAGGAAAGCCCTTCCGACAACGGCTATACACTTGACGATTTCAAAGCCTTTTTTGAAAAATATAAAAAGGATGTAACTTCCTAA
- a CDS encoding RsmB/NOP family class I SAM-dependent RNA methyltransferase, whose protein sequence is MGVQLPTAFVKRMEQLLGDEFEAFMAAYDHTPHAGIRVNTLKISVEAFKAISPFELRPIPWCDTGFYVPYGTKPGLHPYYHAGLYYVQEPSAMSPVELLNVAQGEAVLDLCAAPGGKSTQIAAKLQGSGLLVTNDISADRTKALAKNVELYGVRNAVVLNESPDRIADAFPHFFDKILIDAPCSGEGMFRKDEDMAKQWENHSVDKCVVMQRDILRVAASMLSDGGRIVYSTCTFAPEENEGMIAEFLEVHPDFDVVPAPSETGFASGHPEWVSEAVAAAHPGLRGTARLWPHLIEGEGHFIAVLQHLGSRTATVDHQRGTADSFERDGSVDRDERALNIGSDRARKKQRLSIKEAPMANGQGRSATGDHKRNGKGMDERSGKGTNARGFGNNKSRSGKDAAKWAGRGQHDVLESYRYFVQEQLEASFAGHTVVYGDRIYQSPLESYRLDGLKVVRPGWFMGTDKNGRFVPSHPLAVALRPSEALRSINLSSSDTDAIRYLKGETLSISAQRMTIQNEALPKGYTLVCIDGYSAGWGKWQDGMLKNEYPTGWRWTSV, encoded by the coding sequence ATGGGTGTACAGCTCCCTACTGCATTTGTGAAGCGCATGGAGCAACTGCTCGGCGACGAGTTTGAGGCTTTTATGGCTGCTTATGATCATACGCCTCATGCCGGGATACGCGTCAATACGTTAAAAATTTCGGTGGAGGCGTTTAAGGCGATTTCGCCGTTTGAACTGAGGCCAATTCCTTGGTGTGATACTGGTTTTTATGTTCCATACGGCACAAAGCCGGGGTTGCATCCTTATTATCATGCAGGACTGTACTATGTGCAGGAACCAAGTGCAATGTCTCCTGTAGAATTGCTGAATGTGGCTCAGGGTGAGGCTGTATTGGACTTGTGTGCTGCACCCGGCGGGAAATCGACGCAAATCGCGGCCAAGCTGCAAGGGAGCGGTCTGCTCGTAACGAATGATATTAGCGCAGATCGAACCAAGGCGTTGGCTAAAAATGTAGAATTATACGGTGTGCGAAATGCTGTGGTATTGAATGAAAGCCCGGATCGAATCGCAGATGCCTTCCCTCATTTTTTTGACAAAATATTAATTGACGCACCTTGCTCGGGTGAAGGGATGTTTCGCAAGGATGAGGATATGGCGAAGCAATGGGAAAACCATTCGGTGGACAAATGTGTAGTTATGCAGCGGGATATTTTGCGAGTGGCAGCATCTATGTTAAGTGACGGGGGAAGGATTGTTTATTCAACCTGTACCTTTGCGCCGGAAGAAAATGAAGGGATGATCGCAGAGTTTCTGGAGGTACATCCTGATTTTGACGTTGTTCCTGCTCCTTCAGAAACGGGCTTTGCTTCAGGTCACCCGGAATGGGTGAGTGAAGCGGTCGCGGCAGCCCATCCAGGACTGCGTGGAACGGCGCGCCTTTGGCCCCATCTTATAGAGGGTGAGGGTCATTTTATCGCTGTGTTGCAGCATCTAGGCAGTCGTACAGCTACAGTGGATCATCAGCGGGGAACGGCCGATTCCTTTGAAAGGGATGGGTCTGTCGACAGGGACGAAAGGGCTTTAAATATAGGTTCGGACCGTGCCCGTAAGAAGCAGCGGCTGTCCATCAAGGAAGCGCCAATGGCAAACGGACAGGGCAGGTCTGCAACTGGAGATCACAAACGGAACGGAAAAGGGATGGACGAGAGATCGGGTAAAGGAACGAATGCACGCGGTTTCGGGAACAACAAGTCTCGTTCTGGTAAAGATGCGGCAAAATGGGCTGGACGCGGACAACATGATGTACTGGAGTCCTATCGCTATTTTGTACAGGAGCAGCTTGAGGCGTCATTTGCAGGTCATACGGTAGTCTACGGAGATCGGATTTATCAGTCGCCGCTGGAATCCTATCGTCTGGACGGGCTTAAGGTGGTCCGTCCGGGCTGGTTTATGGGAACAGACAAGAATGGTCGGTTTGTACCTTCGCACCCGCTGGCGGTGGCTTTGCGCCCTTCTGAGGCGCTCAGGAGCATAAACCTCTCCAGTTCAGACACAGATGCCATCCGTTATTTGAAAGGTGAAACGTTATCCATCTCGGCCCAGCGAATGACAATACAGAACGAAGCACTGCCCAAAGGCTACACTCTCGTATGCATTGACGGATACTCTGCCGGATGGGGCAAATGGCAGGATGGTATGCTCAAAAATGAATACCCTACAGGCTGGAGGTGGACATCGGTATGA
- a CDS encoding pseudouridine synthase — translation MSGKGGQTQRLDKVLTHMGYGSRSDIKRQVKQGMITVNGRTSKDSGLQVHPYNDQIEVNGERVVFREYIYIMLHKPPGVISATEDTRERTVLDLLGAEERHFEPFPVGRLDKDTEGLLLLTNDGKLAHELLSPRRHVPKTYEATVSGHVTEEDIRQFAAGVELDDGYVTLPAQLNILRHEKAQEADEKVISYISLVIHEGKFHQVKRMFEAVGKKVTYLKRTAMGPLRLDDQLPLGSYRELTNEELAWIGRDLASATSED, via the coding sequence ATGAGTGGGAAGGGAGGACAAACGCAGCGTTTGGACAAGGTTCTAACCCATATGGGTTATGGTTCGCGCAGTGATATCAAGAGACAGGTAAAACAAGGGATGATTACCGTGAACGGTCGAACCAGCAAGGATAGCGGCTTGCAGGTTCATCCGTACAACGATCAGATTGAAGTGAACGGGGAACGGGTTGTCTTTCGGGAGTACATTTATATCATGCTGCATAAGCCGCCGGGCGTTATATCGGCAACCGAGGATACAAGAGAGCGAACAGTACTGGATTTGCTGGGTGCGGAGGAACGGCATTTTGAGCCTTTCCCGGTAGGACGGCTCGATAAGGATACGGAAGGACTGCTATTGTTAACGAACGATGGTAAGCTGGCGCATGAACTCTTGTCTCCACGGCGACATGTTCCCAAAACGTATGAGGCTACGGTGTCGGGACATGTCACGGAAGAGGATATACGTCAATTTGCAGCAGGGGTGGAGCTGGATGACGGCTATGTTACCCTTCCGGCCCAATTGAACATTCTTCGTCATGAAAAAGCACAAGAGGCAGATGAAAAAGTCATTTCATACATTTCACTTGTGATCCATGAAGGAAAGTTTCATCAGGTGAAGCGCATGTTTGAGGCGGTTGGCAAAAAGGTTACGTATTTGAAAAGAACGGCGATGGGTCCGTTAAGGCTGGATGATCAGTTACCCTTAGGCAGCTATCGTGAGCTGACAAACGAGGAGCTGGCATGGATCGGCCGGGATTTGGCATCTGCAACGTCAGAGGATTGA
- a CDS encoding GGDEF domain-containing protein yields the protein MTLLSLSGTFGFPSLAGAVSAACGLYIILMMALMCVIIYSRQRKKAYILFSVAAIFIMTYEAMNLYSAGGGRMPLQGIVWQNTLEAAAFVLTLAAVFQLYRKLKRAGAWSLLLLGALLILPVSAWTAGLLPSWISAANIVGFTQLYRLIVLTLSLVFITPRIGQPRKFALGLLFYLLWLGCLWLRSDIPAEKGATSTVLWMSFLPLLYYTTLFLILFERIVELLQRIYRSSITDGLTGLYNRKYFSGRLRRYMEQGIRVSVIFCDIDNFKKLNDTQGHARADDVLKQVAQIMEEELDEIGLTGRYGGEELVAMVVDRRAKVGQVAERIRERVADESIVTISVGHSTLKTEMNPDELVKQADQAMYISKTTGKNKVTAYKATEVKKSRAARAQ from the coding sequence TTGACGTTGTTGTCCTTATCGGGAACCTTCGGTTTCCCATCCCTGGCCGGGGCTGTAAGTGCCGCCTGCGGTTTGTATATTATACTCATGATGGCGCTTATGTGCGTGATCATATATAGCAGACAGCGAAAAAAAGCCTATATCCTTTTTTCGGTTGCCGCTATTTTCATTATGACATATGAAGCCATGAATCTCTATTCGGCGGGTGGCGGCAGAATGCCGCTACAAGGAATCGTGTGGCAAAACACGCTCGAAGCGGCTGCCTTCGTGCTCACCCTTGCCGCCGTATTTCAGCTCTACCGGAAGCTAAAACGTGCGGGAGCATGGTCCTTGCTGCTGCTGGGTGCGCTACTGATATTACCGGTTAGCGCATGGACTGCGGGATTATTGCCCAGTTGGATCAGCGCAGCAAATATCGTCGGGTTCACTCAGCTTTATCGACTCATTGTGCTTACTTTGAGCCTTGTGTTCATTACCCCACGAATCGGTCAACCCAGAAAGTTTGCACTGGGTTTACTGTTCTATTTACTTTGGCTCGGCTGTCTATGGTTGCGAAGCGACATTCCGGCAGAAAAAGGTGCAACAAGCACAGTTCTATGGATGTCATTTTTGCCATTGCTGTATTACACTACGTTGTTTCTAATCCTGTTCGAACGGATTGTGGAGCTGCTTCAACGGATTTACCGTTCCTCCATTACTGATGGTTTGACCGGCCTATATAATCGTAAATACTTTTCGGGGCGATTGCGGCGATATATGGAGCAGGGAATCCGCGTATCAGTCATTTTTTGCGATATTGATAATTTCAAAAAGCTGAATGATACGCAGGGCCATGCCCGCGCGGATGATGTGCTTAAACAGGTTGCACAGATTATGGAAGAAGAACTGGATGAAATCGGACTGACCGGAAGATACGGGGGCGAAGAGTTGGTCGCGATGGTGGTTGATCGGCGGGCCAAGGTCGGACAGGTCGCGGAACGAATCCGTGAACGGGTCGCCGATGAAAGCATCGTGACCATCAGCGTCGGGCATAGCACGTTAAAAACGGAAATGAACCCGGACGAACTGGTTAAACAGGCCGATCAGGCGATGTACATATCCAAAACAACAGGCAAAAACAAGGTTACAGCTTATAAGGCAACCGAAGTGAAAAAAAGCCGTGCAGCACGCGCACAATAA
- a CDS encoding glycosyltransferase family 4 protein, translated as MKLLQALFFPPEQPGGVSSMIPYLQERFMSSRWEMELFSIPKRIRNKGREEVMFDTFDWTQYEQYPIVQKYIQTYRDYLWWTRLRVQKPFDLIHAHHPIAGIAMKTVFPDIPLVQTIHSSYEKELILNGKIEENGPEHQFLVSLYRELEYKADRLIAVSRSFQHYLTPYVQNPQDIVVIPNGYDEKRFKPIPHENEVTQLITVCRLVPAKGLDTLLQACAELKKRNQNYVLHIIGDGPIRPELEEMARQLDIYHETIFYGYTLHPEEFMPFFDVFVLPSRAEAFGSVFAEAALSCLALVGTEVGGIPEQIEDGVNGLLVPPDSPRALADALEKVIADPAYRYELARSACDKAKSSYSLSRAVNELKKMYLKFQH; from the coding sequence ATGAAATTGCTACAGGCTCTCTTTTTCCCACCCGAGCAACCGGGCGGCGTTTCATCTATGATTCCATATCTGCAAGAGCGATTTATGTCCTCGCGTTGGGAAATGGAGCTATTTTCAATCCCTAAACGGATTCGCAACAAGGGCAGGGAAGAAGTAATGTTTGATACCTTTGACTGGACACAATATGAACAATATCCGATTGTCCAAAAATATATACAGACGTACCGTGACTATTTGTGGTGGACCCGGCTTCGCGTTCAGAAGCCCTTTGATCTCATTCATGCTCATCACCCGATTGCTGGGATTGCTATGAAAACTGTTTTTCCTGACATCCCGCTCGTTCAGACGATTCACTCTTCTTATGAGAAGGAGTTAATTCTAAACGGTAAAATAGAGGAGAACGGGCCTGAGCATCAATTTCTGGTGTCCTTGTATCGGGAACTGGAGTATAAGGCGGATCGCCTGATTGCAGTATCCCGCTCTTTCCAGCATTACTTGACGCCTTATGTACAAAATCCGCAAGATATTGTGGTCATTCCGAATGGATATGATGAGAAGCGCTTCAAGCCCATACCACATGAAAATGAAGTGACACAGCTTATAACTGTCTGTCGCCTTGTCCCTGCCAAAGGGCTGGATACTTTGTTACAGGCCTGTGCCGAGCTGAAAAAGAGAAATCAGAATTATGTGCTGCATATTATCGGAGATGGTCCCATTCGACCCGAGCTGGAAGAGATGGCGCGGCAGTTGGATATTTACCATGAAACGATCTTTTATGGATACACGCTTCATCCGGAAGAGTTTATGCCTTTCTTTGATGTGTTTGTTTTACCTTCACGAGCGGAAGCCTTTGGTTCCGTGTTTGCGGAGGCGGCTTTGAGCTGTTTGGCTTTGGTGGGTACAGAGGTGGGAGGAATACCGGAGCAAATTGAGGATGGGGTAAATGGTCTGCTTGTGCCACCCGACAGTCCGAGGGCACTGGCAGACGCATTGGAGAAGGTCATCGCAGACCCTGCCTATCGTTATGAGCTGGCCCGATCTGCCTGCGACAAGGCCAAATCGAGCTATTCCCTGAGCAGGGCTGTTAATGAGCTAAAGAAAATGTATTTAAAATTCCAGCACTAA
- a CDS encoding membrane protein, with protein sequence MKRNIHVLQIAFTYIGTVVGAGFATGQEILQFFTQYGRWATLTIMLSTLIFVWLGTKMMLIAHDISARSYEDLNRHLFGTKVGKWISWFTLIVLVCVNSVMLAGAGSVFVERLHLHYQTGLLITLIGTYLLLSKGIQAILHMNTIVVPMMMIMSILLVHSTLSMPNPQSFITNTSDYSILRAWVSPLLYTSFNLAMAQAVLVPLGSQTFSRKTIRWGGILGGIGVGFMLMSAHFAMSAHMPGIRQFEIPMGSIAYRLGALVEIIYILLIFMEIFSTFVADIYGVSLQIRQHIQISPKLITLFIMLTCFLISQFGFSSLLSVLYPIFGMLSLMWVGKLVMAGRGGPFRSSRPRSSFRHSDSKSGDTRHG encoded by the coding sequence ATGAAACGTAATATTCATGTTTTGCAGATTGCTTTTACATACATCGGAACAGTCGTCGGTGCCGGATTTGCTACCGGACAAGAAATATTGCAGTTTTTTACACAGTATGGACGTTGGGCTACACTCACCATCATGCTGTCCACACTCATATTTGTATGGCTGGGTACGAAAATGATGCTGATCGCTCATGATATTTCGGCCCGATCCTATGAGGATCTGAACAGACACCTTTTTGGCACCAAAGTCGGAAAATGGATCAGCTGGTTCACGCTCATTGTATTGGTCTGCGTCAACAGCGTCATGCTGGCAGGCGCCGGCTCTGTTTTCGTGGAACGCCTTCACCTGCATTACCAGACCGGACTGCTCATTACGCTCATTGGAACGTATCTGCTCCTGAGTAAAGGCATCCAGGCTATCCTGCATATGAACACCATTGTTGTTCCTATGATGATGATCATGTCTATCCTGCTTGTTCACAGCACTCTCTCTATGCCAAATCCCCAGAGCTTTATCACAAATACGTCCGATTATAGCATCCTGCGAGCTTGGGTTTCTCCGCTGCTATATACTTCCTTCAATCTGGCAATGGCCCAAGCAGTGCTTGTACCACTGGGCAGCCAAACCTTCTCCCGTAAAACGATCCGCTGGGGCGGGATTTTGGGCGGGATCGGCGTCGGGTTTATGCTGATGTCTGCTCACTTTGCCATGTCGGCACATATGCCGGGAATTCGGCAATTTGAGATCCCGATGGGAAGCATTGCTTACCGTCTGGGGGCCTTGGTTGAAATCATTTATATTTTACTCATTTTCATGGAAATTTTCAGTACCTTCGTGGCCGACATTTACGGTGTCAGTCTGCAAATCCGCCAGCATATCCAAATTTCGCCCAAGCTCATCACACTATTCATTATGCTCACATGTTTTCTAATCAGTCAGTTTGGTTTCAGCTCACTATTGTCTGTTCTATATCCCATTTTCGGGATGCTTAGTCTGATGTGGGTGGGCAAGCTGGTCATGGCAGGACGGGGGGGACCCTTCCGTTCCTCGCGTCCTCGCTCCAGCTTCAGGCATTCTGATTCAAAATCAGGTGATACACGCCATGGTTAG
- a CDS encoding DedA family protein, which yields MGQILAWILEYGYLAMFGLLALGVAGMPIPDEVLMIAFGGLVSQGHYNFIAALAVTFFGSMTGMMLSYTLGRLLGKPLLHRYGKWVRLTPSRIASSENWFGRYGTWGILFGYFVPGLRHVSSYLAGTTRLSVFRYMMYASAGALLWCGTFLGIGHAVGMHWEQVAKLMEKVTHRVGLAVFLLIILGGIVAWFWNKRKKNVT from the coding sequence ATGGGTCAAATCCTTGCATGGATACTGGAATACGGATATTTGGCAATGTTCGGCTTGCTTGCCCTTGGAGTAGCTGGCATGCCGATACCTGACGAAGTGCTGATGATCGCCTTTGGCGGGCTCGTGTCTCAAGGACACTACAACTTTATTGCCGCGCTAGCAGTCACATTTTTCGGAAGTATGACGGGCATGATGCTCAGTTATACGCTCGGTCGTTTGCTAGGCAAGCCGCTGCTGCACCGATACGGAAAATGGGTGAGGCTTACGCCATCGAGAATTGCTTCTTCCGAGAACTGGTTCGGACGCTACGGCACTTGGGGCATTCTGTTCGGTTACTTTGTCCCTGGCTTGAGACATGTGTCCTCATATCTGGCAGGTACGACCCGTTTGAGCGTCTTTCGCTATATGATGTATGCATCAGCGGGCGCATTGCTGTGGTGCGGTACGTTTCTGGGGATTGGACATGCGGTGGGCATGCACTGGGAACAGGTAGCGAAGCTGATGGAAAAGGTGACTCATCGGGTAGGTCTGGCGGTCTTTCTTCTGATTATTTTGGGAGGAATAGTCGCGTGGTTTTGGAATAAACGCAAAAAAAATGTCACATGA
- a CDS encoding xanthine phosphoribosyltransferase: MEVLKERILKEGVVASDQVLKLDCLLNHQVDPELTMEMGREFAARFREENITRVVTVESSGIAIGFATALELGVPLVFARRKKTLLADPDALCERVPSFTKGIVTDIMLSRQFIHEHDRVLFIDDIIANGDAARGMVKIIQRSGAELVGFGVAVEKCFQAGARTIREQGIRVESLVRISSLADGKIEFAE; this comes from the coding sequence ATGGAAGTATTAAAGGAACGGATTTTAAAAGAAGGCGTCGTTGCGTCGGATCAGGTGTTGAAGCTGGATTGTTTACTTAATCATCAGGTGGATCCGGAGTTGACGATGGAAATGGGACGAGAGTTCGCAGCCCGTTTCCGGGAAGAGAATATTACGAGAGTGGTAACCGTGGAATCCTCGGGTATTGCCATAGGTTTCGCAACAGCATTGGAGCTGGGTGTACCGCTAGTGTTTGCCCGCCGCAAAAAGACTTTATTGGCCGACCCGGACGCATTATGCGAACGTGTGCCTTCCTTTACGAAAGGCATTGTCACGGACATTATGCTGTCCCGTCAATTTATTCATGAGCATGACCGTGTTCTGTTCATTGATGATATTATCGCCAATGGCGATGCCGCAAGAGGTATGGTCAAAATCATTCAACGCTCCGGTGCGGAGCTGGTCGGATTCGGCGTGGCCGTGGAAAAATGCTTCCAAGCCGGGGCGAGAACAATCCGTGAGCAGGGTATACGGGTAGAGTCGCTTGTCCGAATTTCATCGTTAGCTGACGGCAAAATTGAGTTTGCCGAATAG
- a CDS encoding ABC transporter substrate-binding protein produces the protein MLDLNASLRKSLWVGTLAVLLLVLVAGCSGSKNGPDQNNGAQQSTNQGANQSTNTDKPAAGGTFVYGRPASVTSFDLHNEITSNNAFAIDKVFESLVAFDSKGKIVDWLAKSHSISDDGLTYTFVLRDGLKFSNGKDVTVEDAVFSLQRHLKVGGPLAIAAKVDTIKAKDDKTLVITLKEPYTPFISELSNFSNGILPNNFGGVSEKEFFKKPIGTGPFVVEKWDPAGDLTFTKNPYYWQDGKPYIDKLVYKLIEDDSQAINQLKAGEVDAVESLALQNANEIKQGADTTVVTNGSWVTEQLFFNTLDKHFSDVHVRRALALALDREGLTKALTFGYAQTANSLLPTAIPYNSNDTIKALNFDINTAKEELAKSAFPDGFTTKLLVASGDSTRAQEAQIIQAAGKAIGINIEIESIELATFRERFFAYDFAAMLNSGQADSPDANSIIAFQTDPKGFSKSYWTHYTNDKVTKLLIEGQKTLDGKDRAGIYSKLLQTLADEVPYIPLYYPDILKGVRSSVNSFVVLPNGSVRFEEVRIKK, from the coding sequence GTGCTAGATTTAAATGCATCATTAAGAAAGTCATTATGGGTAGGAACATTAGCAGTTCTATTATTGGTATTAGTTGCGGGATGTTCCGGATCGAAGAATGGTCCTGATCAAAATAATGGTGCTCAGCAAAGTACGAATCAAGGCGCGAATCAGAGTACAAATACGGACAAGCCTGCGGCGGGAGGAACCTTCGTCTATGGACGGCCTGCTTCAGTAACCTCGTTTGATTTGCATAATGAGATTACGTCGAACAATGCCTTTGCCATTGACAAAGTGTTTGAATCTTTGGTTGCTTTTGATAGCAAAGGAAAAATTGTGGACTGGCTTGCCAAGTCACATAGCATCAGTGATGACGGTTTGACGTATACGTTTGTGCTGCGTGATGGCTTGAAGTTTTCCAACGGCAAAGATGTTACTGTGGAGGATGCCGTATTCTCGTTGCAGCGTCATTTGAAGGTTGGCGGCCCGCTGGCTATAGCGGCAAAGGTGGATACCATTAAAGCGAAAGATGACAAAACGCTTGTTATTACGCTTAAGGAGCCATATACACCGTTTATCTCTGAACTGTCCAACTTCTCCAACGGTATTCTTCCGAACAATTTCGGTGGAGTTTCCGAAAAAGAGTTTTTCAAGAAACCGATAGGTACGGGGCCTTTCGTTGTTGAAAAGTGGGACCCTGCGGGCGATCTGACTTTCACCAAGAACCCATACTATTGGCAAGATGGAAAGCCATATATTGACAAGCTTGTTTATAAGCTGATTGAAGACGACAGCCAAGCTATCAACCAGCTTAAGGCGGGAGAAGTTGATGCTGTTGAGTCATTGGCTCTGCAAAATGCTAATGAGATAAAGCAAGGCGCTGATACTACGGTAGTTACCAATGGAAGTTGGGTGACAGAGCAATTGTTTTTCAATACGCTGGACAAGCATTTTTCTGATGTGCATGTCCGTCGTGCCCTGGCTTTGGCACTCGATCGTGAAGGCTTGACGAAGGCACTCACCTTTGGCTATGCACAGACTGCAAATTCATTGCTGCCAACAGCGATTCCTTATAATTCGAATGATACGATCAAGGCCCTGAACTTTGATATAAATACGGCTAAGGAGGAACTTGCCAAATCCGCCTTTCCTGATGGATTCACTACAAAATTGCTTGTGGCATCCGGTGACAGCACAAGAGCACAAGAGGCGCAAATTATCCAGGCAGCGGGTAAAGCGATCGGTATCAACATCGAGATTGAATCCATTGAACTGGCCACTTTCCGTGAACGCTTCTTTGCCTATGATTTCGCGGCAATGCTCAACAGTGGTCAAGCCGACTCTCCTGATGCGAACTCGATTATTGCTTTCCAGACAGATCCGAAAGGCTTCAGTAAATCGTACTGGACGCATTACACGAATGATAAAGTAACCAAGCTTTTAATTGAAGGTCAAAAAACGCTGGATGGTAAGGACCGTGCGGGAATCTACTCCAAGCTTCTGCAAACTCTTGCAGATGAAGTACCGTACATTCCGCTTTATTATCCAGATATTTTGAAGGGTGTTCGTTCTTCTGTGAATAGCTTCGTTGTTCTTCCTAACGGCAGCGTTCGCTTTGAAGAAGTTCGAATTAAAAAATGA